One region of Natronorubrum aibiense genomic DNA includes:
- a CDS encoding DUF92 domain-containing protein, whose amino-acid sequence MTAPVRRASVFAIICTFALAVPLGGPEVGAALAAVVILGAFAVTDGPLFDLLAYPSDYEDGRLYGLITFVLATVALGLIAVTTSMTLAVFVGTVLLIGYGNVAAQFTRQRTDSDVVIVTVFCLVAAAAAIVGQAATVTITDGAGTFESITSTLPLMVFLGASGALLAALLRDVLYSNDDPIVMLAVGLLCWLLAELEPTHALPEIVAALVVTIALGYVSYALETASIAGMLTGILLGLLTIVLGGYGWFVVLISFFAIGGLSSKFRYEQKATMGVAEDNNGARGSGNVLGNAAVAIVAVLGYAASSAALLPGGHDPSLFLFAFAGSVATAMSDTLSSEIGSVFDTPRLITTLEPVEPGTDGGVTWQGEVAGIVGAAVVAGISYGLFPEVTAVGAGIIVAAGVVGMTVDSLLGATLEGRLLGNQSVNFLATLSGAIVCALLVLSFAVLG is encoded by the coding sequence GTGACAGCACCCGTCCGGCGAGCAAGCGTCTTTGCGATCATCTGTACGTTTGCACTCGCCGTCCCCCTCGGTGGCCCTGAGGTTGGGGCCGCACTCGCAGCCGTGGTGATCCTTGGGGCCTTCGCGGTAACTGACGGCCCTCTCTTCGATCTCCTCGCCTATCCGAGCGACTACGAGGACGGCCGGCTCTACGGGCTCATCACGTTCGTCCTCGCGACCGTCGCCCTCGGCCTGATCGCGGTGACAACGTCGATGACGCTCGCCGTCTTCGTCGGGACTGTCCTCCTCATCGGATACGGCAACGTCGCAGCGCAGTTCACCCGCCAGCGGACGGACAGCGACGTTGTCATCGTCACCGTCTTCTGTCTGGTCGCGGCCGCCGCTGCCATCGTCGGACAGGCTGCGACGGTCACGATTACCGACGGCGCTGGCACCTTCGAGTCGATCACGTCGACGCTGCCGCTCATGGTCTTTCTCGGTGCGAGCGGTGCGTTGCTCGCCGCCTTGCTCCGTGACGTCCTGTATTCAAATGACGATCCAATCGTCATGTTAGCTGTTGGACTCCTGTGTTGGCTCCTCGCGGAACTCGAGCCGACCCACGCCCTGCCCGAGATCGTCGCCGCGCTCGTCGTCACGATCGCACTCGGCTACGTCTCGTACGCACTCGAGACCGCTTCGATCGCAGGCATGCTCACCGGTATTCTGCTCGGGCTGTTGACGATCGTCCTCGGCGGCTACGGCTGGTTCGTCGTCCTCATCTCGTTTTTTGCCATCGGCGGTCTCTCCTCGAAGTTCCGCTACGAACAGAAAGCGACGATGGGCGTTGCCGAGGACAACAACGGCGCCCGCGGCAGCGGCAACGTGCTCGGCAACGCCGCCGTCGCGATCGTCGCCGTCCTCGGCTACGCGGCGAGTTCCGCCGCGCTGTTGCCCGGCGGCCACGATCCCAGCCTGTTTCTCTTCGCGTTCGCCGGCTCGGTTGCGACCGCCATGAGTGACACGCTCTCGAGTGAGATCGGCAGCGTCTTCGACACTCCGCGGCTGATTACGACCCTCGAACCCGTCGAACCCGGCACCGACGGCGGCGTGACCTGGCAGGGCGAGGTCGCTGGAATCGTGGGCGCAGCCGTCGTCGCCGGGATCTCCTATGGGCTCTTCCCGGAGGTCACGGCCGTTGGCGCGGGGATCATCGTCGCCGCCGGCGTCGTCGGCATGACCGTCGATAGTCTCCTCGGTGCGACCCTCGAGGGACGCCTGCTCGGCAACCAGAGCGTGAACTTCCTCGCAACGTTGTCCGGGGCGATCGTGTGTGCGCTGTTGGTACTGTCGTTTGCCGTCCTCGGATAG
- a CDS encoding undecaprenyl diphosphate synthase family protein: MGLYERYLALRIRRHDGEPPDHIALVITERDLLERGAYETLTDFFDWAFEYASQVTVYVSVLDAAAVPALRRELETIDAPQEVAVRGPDDRTRADAPIRIGIGLGGKHEFTSAVRTLAEHVEAGELEPDDIDADRVEDHLIFPSEPDLVIKTGAERLSDFMIWQSVYSELYFTDVNWRDFRKRDFLRAVLEYCNRSRRFGR, from the coding sequence GTGGGACTGTACGAACGGTATCTCGCCCTCCGGATTCGCCGTCACGACGGTGAACCGCCGGATCACATCGCGCTCGTGATCACCGAACGCGACCTCCTCGAGCGTGGCGCCTACGAGACGCTGACGGACTTTTTCGACTGGGCGTTCGAGTACGCCTCGCAGGTTACCGTCTACGTCAGCGTCCTCGACGCTGCGGCCGTCCCCGCCTTGCGCCGCGAACTCGAGACGATCGACGCACCACAGGAGGTGGCCGTCCGCGGCCCCGACGATCGGACGCGTGCGGACGCGCCGATCCGCATCGGGATCGGACTCGGCGGCAAACACGAGTTTACCAGCGCGGTTCGGACGCTCGCCGAACACGTCGAGGCGGGCGAGCTCGAGCCCGACGACATCGACGCCGATCGGGTCGAAGACCACCTCATCTTCCCTTCGGAGCCGGATCTCGTGATCAAAACCGGTGCGGAGCGCCTCTCCGATTTCATGATCTGGCAGTCGGTCTACTCGGAGCTGTACTTCACCGACGTCAACTGGCGGGACTTCCGCAAGCGTGACTTCCTGCGCGCGGTACTCGAGTACTGTAACCGTTCCCGTCGGTTCGGTCGGTAA
- the uppS gene encoding polyprenyl diphosphate synthase, with the protein MKRWLRRRVDAAYERVLSREISGAPTHVAVIQDGNRRYARGKGDNAPEGHRAGAKTTERVLEWCQDIGVEELTLYAFSTENFNRPDEENEALFDLLCKKLREFADADRVHDNEVRIRAIGEVDRLPERVQEAVDYAEAQTRGYDQFVLNIALAYGGRSQLLEAINGVATDVEAGELEPDEIDVETIENRLYDQPVRDVDLIIRTGGDERTSNFLPWHANGNEAAVFFCTPYWPEFSKTDFLRGIRTYEHREESWRRTRARRAIALLGAISEPELVEAKSVVERFRDSLPTAEQPTPEELSGLDADSGDGLDSSGQTAD; encoded by the coding sequence ATGAAGCGGTGGCTCCGTCGGCGTGTCGATGCGGCCTACGAGCGAGTCCTCTCGCGAGAGATCTCCGGTGCACCGACACACGTCGCAGTGATCCAAGATGGGAACCGCCGGTACGCTCGCGGGAAGGGAGACAACGCTCCTGAGGGTCACCGCGCGGGGGCCAAAACGACCGAACGCGTCCTCGAGTGGTGTCAGGACATCGGCGTCGAAGAGTTGACGCTGTATGCGTTCTCGACGGAGAACTTCAACCGGCCGGACGAGGAAAACGAGGCGCTGTTCGACCTCCTCTGTAAGAAGCTCCGGGAGTTCGCCGACGCCGACCGCGTCCACGACAACGAGGTCCGCATCCGCGCGATCGGCGAAGTCGACCGGCTGCCCGAGCGCGTGCAAGAGGCCGTCGACTACGCCGAAGCGCAAACCCGCGGCTACGATCAGTTCGTGCTCAACATTGCGCTGGCCTACGGCGGCCGCTCACAGTTGCTCGAGGCGATCAACGGCGTTGCCACCGACGTCGAGGCGGGCGAGCTCGAGCCCGACGAGATCGACGTTGAGACGATCGAAAACCGACTCTACGACCAGCCAGTTCGCGACGTCGATCTCATTATTCGGACAGGGGGCGACGAGCGCACCTCGAACTTCCTGCCGTGGCACGCAAACGGCAACGAGGCCGCGGTCTTCTTCTGTACGCCCTACTGGCCGGAGTTCTCGAAGACGGACTTCCTGCGTGGGATTCGCACGTACGAACACCGCGAGGAGTCGTGGCGACGGACTCGCGCCCGCCGAGCCATCGCCTTGCTCGGAGCGATCAGCGAGCCCGAACTCGTCGAGGCCAAATCGGTCGTCGAACGGTTCCGCGACTCGCTGCCAACGGCCGAACAGCCCACGCCCGAGGAATTGTCCGGTCTCGACGCCGACTCCGGCGACGGGCTCGACTCGAGCGGTCAGACCGCCGACTGA
- the ahbB gene encoding siroheme decarboxylase subunit beta — MTTDVDLTERERAVVNAFQGGFPVTERPFEDAAAAMCDRGVDIDATELLETIRELDERGVLSRFGPLVNAQEIGGAATLVAMHAPKDRFDEVVETVNAHREVAHNYEREHPHLNVWFVVSVANEDRVESVLTEIEDETGQKTYNLPKQQEFRVEAKFYVDGPLDGSDGPAGVDCSDLGPDVSQTDRSTLSPAERDLVLEVQGGLPLTETPYADVADAIDENHEWVLETSKRFEQEGKIRRIGVVPNHYALGYTENGMTVWNVPDGVVDEVGPEVAALPFVTHCYERPRHDGVWPYNFFAMTHGRSETESQQRIEQVRETMQAHWDVTDDDWDSLFSSQILKKTGIRLDERAEANTESA, encoded by the coding sequence ATGACTACGGACGTCGACCTGACGGAGCGCGAACGCGCGGTCGTCAACGCGTTTCAGGGCGGATTTCCCGTCACGGAGCGCCCCTTCGAAGACGCTGCCGCCGCCATGTGCGACCGCGGGGTCGACATCGACGCGACCGAACTGCTCGAGACGATTCGTGAGTTGGATGAGCGCGGCGTCCTCTCGCGCTTTGGCCCGCTCGTCAACGCACAGGAGATCGGTGGGGCAGCGACGCTCGTCGCCATGCACGCCCCCAAGGACCGGTTCGACGAGGTCGTCGAGACGGTCAACGCCCACCGCGAAGTCGCCCACAACTACGAACGCGAGCATCCACACCTGAACGTCTGGTTCGTCGTCAGCGTCGCGAACGAGGACCGCGTCGAGTCAGTCCTCACTGAAATCGAGGACGAAACGGGCCAGAAGACGTACAACCTCCCGAAACAACAGGAGTTCCGCGTCGAGGCGAAGTTCTACGTCGACGGACCACTCGACGGGAGCGATGGTCCTGCCGGTGTCGACTGTTCCGACCTCGGCCCCGACGTCTCTCAGACCGACCGGTCGACGCTGTCTCCGGCCGAACGCGACCTCGTCCTCGAGGTTCAGGGCGGGCTCCCCCTGACCGAGACGCCCTACGCCGATGTCGCCGACGCCATCGACGAGAACCACGAGTGGGTCCTCGAGACGAGCAAACGCTTCGAACAGGAAGGGAAGATCCGCCGCATCGGCGTCGTGCCGAATCACTACGCGCTCGGCTACACGGAAAACGGGATGACCGTCTGGAACGTCCCGGACGGCGTGGTCGACGAGGTCGGCCCCGAGGTCGCCGCCCTCCCCTTCGTCACCCACTGTTACGAACGGCCACGTCACGACGGCGTCTGGCCGTACAACTTCTTCGCGATGACCCACGGCCGCAGCGAAACCGAGAGCCAGCAACGGATCGAACAAGTTCGGGAAACCATGCAGGCCCACTGGGACGTTACTGACGACGACTGGGACTCGCTGTTCTCGAGCCAGATCCTGAAGAAAACCGGGATCCGGCTGGACGAACGCGCTGAAGCGAACACCGAGTCCGCCTAA
- a CDS encoding precorrin-2 dehydrogenase/sirohydrochlorin ferrochelatase family protein gives MIPLLHDFTGTTVLVFGGGPVGARKARRFAREAEVLVISPAFDDRDFGAAELIRAAPDPDEIDGWLERTEPALVVAATDDEAVNDAIATAARDRGILRNRADRAGDREPGSVVVPATVRDEPVVVSIATGGTAPALSKHLRQDLEETLDGAGAMATVCGRLRTELKSRDVDPTRRREIVTGVVNSPELWTALRTGTSNCCQVIEDVLDAELPSRGDR, from the coding sequence ATGATCCCACTCCTCCACGATTTCACGGGGACGACGGTGCTCGTCTTCGGCGGCGGCCCGGTCGGTGCCCGGAAGGCTCGCCGGTTCGCACGCGAGGCCGAGGTGCTCGTCATCAGCCCCGCGTTCGACGACCGCGATTTCGGCGCAGCTGAACTGATCCGGGCTGCGCCGGACCCCGACGAGATCGACGGCTGGCTCGAGCGAACCGAGCCGGCCCTGGTCGTCGCCGCCACGGACGACGAGGCAGTCAACGACGCCATCGCAACGGCGGCCCGAGACCGCGGTATCCTCCGCAACCGTGCTGATCGGGCGGGCGACCGCGAGCCGGGGAGCGTCGTCGTTCCTGCGACGGTTCGTGACGAGCCCGTCGTCGTCTCGATCGCGACCGGCGGGACCGCCCCGGCGCTGAGCAAGCACTTGCGACAGGACCTCGAGGAGACCCTCGACGGGGCGGGTGCGATGGCGACGGTCTGTGGGCGACTCCGGACGGAGCTCAAATCGCGAGACGTCGACCCCACGCGGCGACGTGAGATCGTCACCGGTGTCGTCAACTCGCCAGAGCTTTGGACAGCTTTACGTACGGGTACTTCCAACTGTTGCCAAGTGATCGAGGACGTGTTGGACGCCGAACTGCCTTCGAGGGGTGACCGTTAG
- the hemA gene encoding glutamyl-tRNA reductase, giving the protein MIPAGIVTAARVTHESGSVDDLAAATPESQRTAVADLLSVPSVEEAYVLSTCNRVEAYVVATDSAVGQAALDGFFEPVDDDAVVLADHDESLRHLLSVAAGLESVVLGEDQIIGQVRTAYEDARSAGGIGEMLEAAVTKAIHVGERARTETEINEGVVSLGSAATRLAGRTVSLEGATSLVVGAGEMGRLAARSLADTGVSEVVVANRTVSNADHLAAELDVEASAVPLEALDTVASEADVVVTATGSEEPILGPDQFDAADATERVVVDLGQPRDVVPATDSLQTVTVYDLDDLESITEETRAQRADAAREVEAMIDREFGLLCEQYKRARADEVIAAMYESADRMKERELETALSRLEGEDFSDEQRQIVEAMADSLVNQLLAPPTKSLREAAAEDDWSTINTALQLFDPDFGGDDGPIAPPMNAGAMIPEPHLEATDDD; this is encoded by the coding sequence GTGATTCCAGCGGGAATCGTGACCGCTGCACGAGTGACCCACGAGAGCGGTAGTGTCGACGATCTCGCCGCTGCGACGCCCGAGAGCCAGCGAACAGCCGTCGCAGACCTGTTGTCCGTCCCATCGGTCGAGGAAGCGTACGTGCTCTCGACGTGCAACCGCGTCGAGGCCTACGTCGTCGCCACCGACAGCGCCGTCGGCCAGGCCGCCCTCGATGGATTTTTCGAACCAGTCGACGACGACGCCGTCGTGCTGGCCGACCACGACGAGAGTCTCCGCCACCTGCTTTCGGTCGCCGCCGGCCTCGAGTCGGTCGTGCTTGGCGAAGACCAGATCATCGGCCAGGTCCGCACCGCCTACGAGGACGCCCGCAGCGCCGGTGGCATCGGCGAGATGCTCGAGGCCGCCGTGACGAAGGCGATTCACGTCGGCGAACGCGCCCGGACTGAGACCGAGATCAACGAGGGTGTCGTCTCGCTCGGCTCTGCAGCGACGCGACTCGCCGGCCGAACCGTCTCGCTCGAGGGCGCGACTTCCCTCGTCGTCGGGGCCGGCGAGATGGGGCGTCTCGCCGCACGGAGTCTCGCAGACACCGGCGTCTCGGAGGTCGTCGTTGCAAACCGGACGGTCTCGAACGCCGACCACCTCGCCGCGGAACTCGACGTCGAAGCCAGCGCCGTCCCGCTGGAAGCGCTCGACACCGTCGCCAGCGAGGCGGACGTGGTCGTGACGGCGACCGGCAGCGAGGAGCCGATTCTCGGTCCCGACCAGTTCGACGCCGCCGACGCCACAGAGCGGGTCGTCGTCGACCTCGGCCAACCGCGTGACGTCGTTCCGGCGACCGACTCGCTACAGACCGTGACCGTCTACGATCTGGACGATCTCGAGTCGATCACCGAGGAAACCAGAGCACAGCGCGCCGACGCGGCCCGCGAGGTCGAGGCGATGATCGACCGCGAATTCGGGTTGCTCTGTGAACAGTACAAGCGAGCGCGCGCCGACGAGGTGATCGCCGCGATGTACGAGTCCGCGGATCGGATGAAAGAACGCGAACTCGAGACGGCGCTCTCACGGCTTGAGGGCGAGGACTTTTCCGACGAGCAGCGCCAGATCGTCGAGGCGATGGCTGACTCATTAGTCAATCAGTTACTCGCGCCGCCGACGAAAAGTCTGCGGGAGGCCGCTGCCGAAGACGACTGGAGTACGATCAACACCGCCCTCCAGTTGTTCGATCCCGACTTCGGCGGCGACGACGGGCCGATCGCACCACCGATGAACGCCGGTGCGATGATCCCCGAGCCTCACCTCGAGGCGACTGACGACGACTAA
- a CDS encoding 4a-hydroxytetrahydrobiopterin dehydratase yields the protein MADLLSDDEIEAQLPDDWTREGDEIVRTYEFDDYLRGVNFAQMVGEIAEAQFHHPEIVIRYEEVEIRLTSHEEGGITDADIEMAELIESERDA from the coding sequence ATGGCCGACCTGCTTTCCGACGATGAAATCGAAGCGCAGCTTCCGGACGACTGGACGCGCGAGGGCGACGAAATCGTCCGGACCTACGAGTTCGACGACTACCTCCGTGGCGTCAACTTCGCCCAGATGGTCGGCGAGATCGCTGAGGCACAGTTCCACCATCCCGAGATCGTGATCCGCTACGAGGAGGTCGAGATCCGACTGACCTCCCACGAGGAAGGCGGGATCACGGACGCCGATATCGAGATGGCCGAACTGATTGAATCCGAACGAGACGCCTAA
- the lwrS gene encoding LWR-salt protein — MDASYVFRAQVRLEADDPAVTLEPSTAETSVTLRYVAPEPGTEGWLFFRDTLWRGEISDPSYGRQLVEEWLGEPVESVSFSELQVDEAYFKALKAEIAADLEAFNADTVSEVLSKYLGSSIRVTDGAAE; from the coding sequence ATGGACGCCAGCTACGTCTTTCGCGCACAGGTCCGACTCGAGGCCGACGATCCGGCGGTCACACTCGAGCCGTCGACGGCCGAGACGAGTGTCACGCTCCGGTATGTGGCACCTGAGCCGGGGACCGAGGGCTGGCTGTTCTTCCGGGATACGCTCTGGCGCGGCGAAATAAGCGACCCGTCGTACGGCCGCCAACTCGTCGAGGAGTGGCTCGGTGAGCCGGTCGAATCGGTTTCTTTCAGCGAACTGCAGGTCGACGAGGCGTACTTCAAGGCGCTGAAAGCCGAAATCGCGGCCGATCTCGAGGCCTTCAACGCCGACACCGTTTCGGAGGTGCTCTCGAAGTATCTTGGCTCGAGTATTAGAGTGACCGACGGGGCCGCCGAGTGA
- a CDS encoding HAD family hydrolase: MAAVDPYDFWLLDLDGTLVDVEWSYTREVFDRVGDRLGREFSDREADVLWSGLTGSRDRQLRQWGIDPQEFWDAFHDEEDPLVRAEQTYLHDDADFVTDLDVPVGLVTHCQEFLCEPVLEYLDIRDWFDARLCCTEQTGWKPDPEPVQCVMDDLGVGHNGHRGVLAGDGSNDIGAAWNAGLDAIHVERVGHERRGQCVRGDYRVQSFDDLF; encoded by the coding sequence ATGGCTGCCGTGGATCCGTACGACTTCTGGCTGCTCGATCTCGACGGCACGCTCGTCGACGTCGAGTGGTCGTATACCCGTGAGGTGTTCGACCGGGTCGGTGACCGGCTCGGGAGAGAGTTCTCCGACCGTGAAGCCGACGTCCTCTGGAGTGGGCTCACCGGCTCGCGCGACCGTCAGCTTCGCCAGTGGGGGATCGACCCGCAGGAGTTCTGGGACGCCTTCCACGACGAGGAGGACCCGCTTGTCCGGGCCGAACAGACCTATCTGCACGACGACGCCGACTTCGTCACCGACCTCGACGTGCCGGTCGGCCTCGTGACCCACTGTCAGGAGTTCCTCTGTGAGCCGGTACTCGAGTACCTCGACATTCGGGACTGGTTCGACGCCCGCCTCTGCTGTACCGAACAGACCGGCTGGAAACCCGATCCCGAACCCGTCCAGTGCGTGATGGACGATCTCGGCGTCGGACATAACGGCCACCGGGGGGTTCTCGCGGGCGACGGCTCGAACGACATCGGCGCGGCCTGGAACGCTGGCCTCGATGCGATTCACGTCGAACGCGTCGGCCACGAGCGTCGCGGACAATGCGTGCGCGGCGATTATCGCGTCCAGTCGTTCGACGACCTGTTCTGA
- a CDS encoding helix-turn-helix domain-containing protein: MSTIAEFRLPAAETTLGTALEYAPDATFELESSVSKTRPSLWVSGVDRETATAAFDADPSVDGYELLVETQSRLLFDVSFVDETVRLRDELLADGGSLLEMWGTDGWWQVRVRFRNRDALCDAYDRLEASGLSVDLRRVTDVTSVTDSESRLTPEQQEALEAALEHGYFEIPRGISMEELADELGISHQALSERFRRAYETLVGDELQPAGEQPPLE, encoded by the coding sequence ATGTCCACGATCGCCGAATTCCGGCTACCCGCGGCGGAGACGACACTGGGGACGGCACTCGAGTACGCACCCGACGCCACGTTCGAACTCGAGTCCTCCGTGTCGAAGACACGACCCTCCCTCTGGGTGTCCGGCGTCGACCGTGAGACGGCCACTGCAGCCTTCGACGCGGACCCGTCGGTCGACGGCTACGAACTGCTCGTCGAAACCCAGTCGCGACTGCTGTTCGACGTCAGTTTCGTCGACGAGACGGTTCGGCTCCGCGACGAACTGCTCGCTGACGGCGGCTCGTTGCTCGAGATGTGGGGGACCGACGGCTGGTGGCAGGTACGGGTCCGGTTTCGCAACCGCGACGCGCTCTGTGACGCGTACGATCGACTCGAGGCGAGCGGCCTCTCCGTCGACTTGCGGCGCGTCACCGACGTCACGAGCGTCACCGACAGCGAGAGTCGACTGACACCCGAACAACAGGAAGCTCTCGAGGCCGCGCTCGAACACGGCTACTTCGAGATTCCGCGTGGAATCTCGATGGAGGAGTTAGCCGACGAACTGGGTATCTCCCATCAGGCGCTCTCCGAACGGTTCCGACGCGCCTACGAAACACTGGTCGGGGACGAACTCCAGCCGGCTGGCGAACAGCCACCGCTCGAGTGA